In a single window of the Streptococcus ilei genome:
- a CDS encoding TVP38/TMEM64 family protein, which produces MIAKEKKLREVSPLLQKIINWSSIIGALATLAFCIWAYFAGILQSKETLSAFILQAGIFGPPLFILLQILQTVVPIIPGALTSVAGVFIYGHIVGTVYNYIGIVIGCAIIFQLARMYGPKFVQSMVSQKTYDKYINWLNEGKRFDRFFIFMMIWPISPADFLCMLAGLTNMTFKRYMTIIILCKPITLVIYTYGLTYIIDYFWQMM; this is translated from the coding sequence ATGATAGCAAAAGAAAAAAAATTGAGGGAGGTTTCTCCTCTCCTCCAAAAAATCATCAATTGGTCCTCCATCATTGGAGCCCTTGCAACCCTTGCTTTCTGTATCTGGGCCTACTTTGCTGGTATCCTCCAATCCAAGGAAACCTTGTCGGCCTTTATTCTCCAAGCAGGAATCTTTGGACCTCCTCTCTTTATCCTTCTTCAGATCCTTCAAACAGTGGTCCCTATTATCCCCGGCGCTCTAACATCTGTCGCTGGTGTCTTTATCTATGGCCACATCGTTGGGACCGTTTATAACTACATTGGAATTGTCATTGGCTGTGCCATTATCTTCCAGCTCGCAAGAATGTACGGGCCTAAGTTTGTCCAGTCTATGGTCAGTCAGAAGACTTACGACAAGTATATTAACTGGCTCAATGAAGGCAAACGGTTCGATCGCTTCTTTATCTTCATGATGATCTGGCCCATCAGCCCTGCAGACTTCCTCTGCATGTTAGCTGGTTTGACCAATATGACCTTCAAACGCTACATGACGATTATTATTTTGTGCAAGCCGATTACTTTGGTCATCTACACCTACGGTCTCACCTATATCATCGACTATTTCTGGCAAATGATGTAA
- a CDS encoding DMT family transporter produces MSTTLKGTLITLIAGIAWGLSGVSGQYLMVHGFSAIGLTNLRLLFSGIVLIILSCLADKEKFLAFVKDKSSYLPLLNFAFLGLLLTQLTYLEAIAESNAGTATVLQYLCPVGILAYTCVKDRVAPTLAEVISMLLAIGGTFLIATHGQVNHLAINPKGLAWGVVSAFAYALYIILPLKLIQKWGSMLVIGVGMAIPGILMLPFSGLLSSSGNYRLDTWMALFGLVVIGTIFAYTAFLKGTSLVGAVKGSLLASFEPISAVFFAFVIMKEHFFIIDFLGMGMILLAVLLITLKDFIIQKEKGIL; encoded by the coding sequence ATGTCTACAACTCTAAAAGGGACTCTGATTACTTTAATAGCGGGGATTGCTTGGGGACTATCCGGAGTCAGCGGGCAATATTTAATGGTTCACGGATTTTCGGCTATTGGCTTAACAAATCTTCGTTTACTTTTTTCTGGCATTGTCCTTATTATTCTTTCCTGCCTTGCAGATAAGGAGAAGTTTTTGGCCTTTGTCAAAGATAAATCTTCCTACCTTCCGCTCCTTAATTTTGCCTTTTTAGGATTGTTATTGACTCAGCTAACCTATTTAGAGGCGATTGCAGAATCCAATGCTGGGACAGCCACTGTGTTACAGTATCTCTGTCCAGTGGGTATTTTGGCTTATACTTGTGTCAAGGATAGAGTGGCCCCTACACTAGCAGAAGTGATTTCGATGCTTCTAGCGATTGGTGGCACATTCTTAATAGCAACACACGGTCAAGTCAACCATCTGGCCATTAATCCCAAAGGTTTGGCTTGGGGAGTGGTGTCAGCCTTTGCCTATGCCCTCTATATCATTTTACCTCTTAAATTGATTCAAAAATGGGGAAGTATGCTGGTAATTGGAGTTGGGATGGCCATTCCAGGAATCTTGATGCTCCCTTTTAGCGGTCTTCTTTCTTCTTCTGGAAACTACAGACTGGATACCTGGATGGCTCTTTTTGGTTTGGTGGTCATTGGGACGATTTTTGCCTATACAGCCTTTCTGAAAGGGACCTCTCTGGTAGGGGCTGTTAAAGGAAGCTTGCTGGCATCCTTTGAGCCGATTTCGGCGGTTTTCTTTGCCTTTGTCATTATGAAGGAACATTTCTTTATCATTGATTTTTTGGGGATGGGCATGATTCTGTTAGCAGTCCTCCTCATCACCCTAAAAGACTTCATTATTCAAAAGGAAAAAGGGATTCTATAA
- a CDS encoding pullulanase, with the protein MKQKPSVKGDKQVVYAIRRLKNGVASVAIATSLALLTAFASPVSADEAINTPAQASEVVTSPSNEEVSSSSEVKPATKTETSETPKVADESVTAPKNVSAVTEEVVAPKSEKAEEPIADQTIRIHVKKLPEENKETQGLWTWDDVEKPSENWPTGAQSFKDAKTDDYGYYLDVKLKNEQAKKISFLINNVKGDNITGDKSIELLSPKMNEAWLDDKFKVYSYQPQAEGTVRVNYYRTDGNYDKKSLWYWGDVKNPSSAAWPDGTDFTATGKYGRYIDIPLKEAAKEFGFLLLDESKSGDDVKIRQEDYKFTDLKNHSQIFLRDDDPTVYTNPYYVNDIRMTGAQHVGKEKIEASFSTLAGAQKEELLKRTKITDAQGNPVTISDLLLDEKGKKVTYTGDFSQVDQSYTVQYDNDRFTTKMNWRLKDEAYSYDGTLGAHLHEAGKKVDLTLWSPSADKVSVVVYDKKDSEKLVGRVALEKGERGTWKQTLSGDSGLGIQDYTGYFYQYEIERQGKTFTVLDPYAKSLAAWNSELAKTDDVHKVAKAAFVDPSRLGPSDLTYASIPNFKKREDAIIYEAHVRDFTSDPALASELKSQFGTFASFVEKLDYLKDLGVTHIQLLPVLSYYHVNELKNNERLLEYASSNSNYNWGYDPQNYFALTGMYSTDPSNPQKRIEEFKNLVNEIHKRGMGVVLDVVYNHTANVDIFEDIEPNYYHFMDADGTPRTSFGGGRLGTTHYMSKRVLVDSIKYLVDTYKVDGFRFDMMGDHDAASIEEAYKAARALNPNLIMLGEGWVTYAGDENSPVQPADQSWMKKTDTVAVFSDDVRNNLKSGYPNEGQPAFITNGKRKIATIFKNLIAQPTNFEADSPGDVIQYIAAHDNLTLFDIIAQSIKKDPSIPANNAEIHRRLRLGNLLVLTAQGTPFLHSGQEYGRTKQFKDPAYRTPVSDDKVPNKSHLLVDENGKPFDYPYFIHDSYDSSDAVNHFDWEKATNEALYPENTRSRAFTKGLIALRKSTDAFRMDNMDEVKSRVKLLTIPGENGVEEEDQVIGYQITASNGEVYLVLVNADTKARDFSLGTDLERFKNADVLVDGERAGVINLTDPKGISWTERGLRLDALTATVLRLSTKEEVENPVLPDRLQYHTLVSPSPEKVLPSQTAQPTPQLLAQKKENTEVQALAPHHDSVSVEDGEEASPARALPETGEASSNLTSLAGLLLLGSLGLGMAKKGRKED; encoded by the coding sequence ATGAAACAGAAACCTTCTGTGAAAGGCGATAAACAAGTCGTCTATGCGATTCGTCGATTGAAAAATGGCGTTGCTTCAGTTGCGATTGCGACAAGTTTAGCCTTATTAACGGCCTTTGCTAGTCCGGTCAGTGCGGATGAAGCCATCAACACCCCTGCACAAGCCTCAGAAGTGGTGACAAGCCCTTCTAATGAAGAGGTGAGTTCTTCATCTGAGGTGAAACCAGCTACGAAGACTGAGACAAGCGAAACCCCAAAAGTGGCGGATGAAAGTGTCACAGCGCCTAAAAATGTAAGCGCAGTCACTGAAGAGGTGGTAGCTCCTAAGTCTGAGAAGGCAGAGGAACCGATTGCTGATCAGACTATCCGGATTCACGTGAAAAAGCTACCGGAAGAAAACAAGGAAACGCAAGGCCTTTGGACCTGGGATGATGTTGAAAAACCATCTGAAAACTGGCCGACAGGTGCCCAATCCTTTAAGGATGCAAAGACAGATGACTACGGCTATTATCTAGATGTCAAGCTTAAAAATGAGCAGGCTAAGAAGATTAGCTTCCTCATCAACAATGTTAAAGGGGACAATATCACAGGGGACAAGTCAATTGAATTGCTCTCCCCAAAAATGAATGAAGCTTGGTTGGACGACAAATTTAAAGTCTATTCTTATCAACCTCAAGCAGAGGGAACTGTCCGAGTAAATTACTACCGGACAGATGGCAACTATGACAAAAAATCTCTCTGGTATTGGGGAGATGTAAAGAATCCGAGCAGTGCCGCCTGGCCAGATGGGACAGATTTTACAGCGACAGGGAAATACGGTCGTTACATCGATATCCCCCTAAAGGAAGCTGCAAAAGAATTTGGTTTCTTATTATTGGACGAGAGCAAGTCTGGAGACGATGTGAAGATTCGACAAGAAGATTATAAATTTACTGATTTAAAGAACCATAGCCAGATATTCTTACGGGATGATGATCCGACCGTTTACACCAACCCATACTATGTCAACGATATCCGTATGACGGGGGCTCAACATGTCGGTAAAGAAAAAATTGAAGCCAGCTTCTCGACCTTGGCTGGAGCACAGAAAGAGGAGTTGCTCAAGCGGACCAAGATCACGGATGCTCAGGGCAATCCTGTCACCATCTCGGACCTGCTTTTAGATGAGAAAGGCAAGAAAGTAACCTATACGGGGGATTTCTCACAAGTTGATCAGTCCTATACCGTTCAATACGATAATGACCGCTTTACGACCAAAATGAACTGGCGCCTCAAGGATGAAGCCTATAGCTATGATGGGACTCTTGGAGCTCATCTTCATGAAGCTGGGAAAAAAGTGGATCTCACCCTCTGGTCACCAAGTGCGGACAAAGTATCTGTTGTCGTCTATGATAAGAAGGATTCTGAAAAACTAGTTGGCCGTGTGGCTCTGGAAAAAGGGGAGCGAGGCACTTGGAAGCAGACTCTTTCAGGTGATTCAGGACTGGGAATCCAAGATTATACCGGCTATTTCTACCAGTATGAAATTGAACGCCAAGGGAAAACCTTCACAGTCCTTGATCCTTATGCCAAATCGTTGGCAGCTTGGAACAGTGAATTGGCCAAGACAGATGATGTCCATAAGGTAGCAAAAGCAGCCTTTGTTGATCCAAGTAGATTAGGTCCGAGTGACTTAACCTATGCGTCCATTCCAAACTTTAAGAAACGGGAAGATGCTATCATCTATGAAGCCCATGTCCGAGATTTCACTTCTGATCCGGCTTTGGCATCAGAGCTTAAGAGTCAATTTGGGACCTTTGCCTCCTTTGTTGAAAAATTGGATTACCTCAAAGACCTTGGTGTAACGCACATTCAACTCTTACCAGTTCTATCTTATTACCACGTCAATGAATTAAAAAACAACGAGCGCTTGTTAGAGTATGCCTCAAGCAATAGCAACTACAACTGGGGATATGATCCACAGAACTACTTTGCCTTGACAGGTATGTACTCAACCGATCCAAGCAATCCTCAAAAACGAATTGAAGAATTCAAGAATTTGGTCAATGAAATTCATAAGCGAGGAATGGGAGTGGTCCTAGACGTTGTCTATAACCATACAGCGAATGTCGACATCTTTGAAGATATCGAGCCAAATTACTACCATTTCATGGATGCGGATGGGACGCCTCGGACGAGCTTTGGTGGTGGACGCTTGGGTACAACCCACTACATGTCCAAACGGGTCTTGGTCGATTCGATCAAGTATTTAGTGGATACTTACAAGGTAGACGGTTTCCGATTTGATATGATGGGGGACCATGATGCGGCCTCTATCGAAGAAGCCTACAAGGCAGCCCGGGCTCTAAACCCTAATCTGATCATGTTGGGAGAAGGCTGGGTGACCTATGCAGGTGATGAAAACAGTCCTGTACAACCAGCAGACCAATCCTGGATGAAGAAAACAGACACGGTTGCAGTATTCTCAGATGATGTTCGAAACAATCTAAAATCGGGCTATCCAAATGAGGGACAACCAGCCTTTATCACCAATGGAAAACGGAAGATTGCGACTATCTTTAAGAATCTCATCGCACAACCAACCAACTTTGAGGCAGATAGTCCAGGTGATGTTATCCAATACATTGCAGCCCATGATAATTTAACTCTCTTTGATATTATCGCTCAGTCTATCAAGAAGGATCCAAGCATTCCAGCAAATAATGCAGAGATTCATCGTCGCTTGCGTCTCGGAAATCTGCTCGTCTTGACAGCTCAAGGAACACCTTTCCTTCATTCTGGTCAAGAATATGGTCGGACTAAGCAGTTCAAGGATCCAGCTTACCGCACGCCAGTTTCTGATGACAAGGTTCCAAACAAATCTCATTTGTTGGTAGATGAAAATGGAAAACCATTTGACTACCCTTACTTTATCCATGATTCCTATGACTCAAGTGATGCCGTCAACCACTTTGATTGGGAAAAAGCAACCAATGAAGCCCTCTATCCAGAGAATACGCGCTCTCGCGCCTTCACCAAAGGATTGATTGCCCTTCGTAAGTCGACTGATGCCTTCCGCATGGATAACATGGATGAAGTGAAGAGTCGCGTCAAGCTCTTGACGATTCCAGGTGAGAATGGTGTGGAAGAAGAGGATCAGGTGATTGGCTACCAAATCACTGCAAGCAATGGAGAAGTATACTTGGTATTGGTCAATGCAGATACCAAGGCGCGTGATTTTTCTCTAGGAACTGATCTAGAACGCTTTAAAAATGCGGATGTTCTAGTGGATGGGGAACGTGCAGGTGTTATCAATTTGACGGATCCAAAGGGAATTTCTTGGACAGAAAGAGGCCTTCGACTAGATGCATTAACAGCAACTGTCTTACGCTTGTCTACTAAGGAAGAAGTTGAAAATCCTGTTCTCCCGGATCGTCTTCAATACCATACGCTGGTATCTCCATCTCCAGAGAAAGTCCTTCCTTCGCAAACTGCTCAACCGACGCCACAGCTTCTTGCTCAAAAGAAAGAAAATACAGAGGTTCAAGCTTTAGCTCCTCATCATGACTCCGTGTCAGTTGAAGATGGAGAAGAAGCAAGTCCAGCCCGCGCGCTTCCTGAAACAGGAGAAGCGAGCTCCAACCTCACCAGCTTGGCCGGGCTTCTACTTTTAGGTAGTCTCGGGTTAGGGATGGCTAAGAAAGGGAGAAAAGAAGACTAA
- a CDS encoding 2,3-butanediol dehydrogenase — protein sequence METMKAARWHGKKDVRIEEVEVPEVQPHQVKVAVKFTGICGTDLHEYLDGPIFIPTEEHVYSGQKAPVTLGHEFAGEIVEVGSNVTRVKVGDRVTIEPILAKHNLIGDYNLDPNLNFVGLAADGGFAKYCVLDGDLVHVIPDSLSYEQAALTEPAAVAVYAVRQSALKTGDTAVIFGLGPIGLLIVEALRAAGASKIYAVELSPERQAKAEELGAIVVRPEEGESIVEAIHRLTDGGADVSYEVTGVPVVLGQALAAVHKAGECMVVSIWEREASINPNEFAIQEKTLKGIIAYRHIFPKVLELMEQGYFSAEKLVTKKIKLENIVEEGFVELTQDKAQIKILVEP from the coding sequence ATGGAAACAATGAAAGCTGCCCGCTGGCATGGCAAAAAGGACGTTCGTATCGAGGAAGTGGAAGTCCCAGAAGTACAACCTCATCAAGTAAAGGTTGCGGTCAAATTCACGGGAATCTGTGGAACAGACTTGCATGAATACTTGGATGGGCCAATCTTCATTCCAACAGAAGAGCATGTTTATTCTGGTCAAAAAGCACCCGTGACCCTCGGTCATGAGTTTGCTGGAGAAATTGTTGAGGTTGGAAGCAATGTGACTCGTGTCAAAGTCGGGGATCGTGTAACAATCGAACCAATTTTGGCAAAACACAACTTAATTGGTGATTATAACCTCGATCCAAACTTGAATTTTGTTGGCCTTGCTGCAGATGGAGGTTTTGCTAAATATTGTGTCCTAGATGGAGATTTGGTCCATGTGATTCCAGATAGCTTGAGCTATGAACAAGCTGCTCTTACAGAACCTGCTGCTGTTGCCGTTTATGCAGTTCGTCAGTCTGCTTTGAAAACTGGGGATACAGCTGTTATCTTTGGTTTGGGCCCAATCGGTCTTTTGATCGTGGAAGCTCTCCGTGCAGCTGGGGCATCGAAAATTTATGCAGTTGAATTGTCTCCTGAACGCCAAGCTAAGGCTGAAGAATTGGGTGCCATTGTGGTTCGCCCAGAAGAAGGTGAATCAATCGTTGAAGCCATTCATCGTTTGACGGATGGTGGAGCGGATGTTTCTTATGAAGTGACAGGGGTTCCTGTTGTTCTTGGACAAGCTTTGGCAGCTGTGCATAAGGCTGGTGAGTGTATGGTTGTTTCTATTTGGGAACGTGAAGCCAGCATCAATCCAAATGAATTCGCCATTCAAGAAAAGACCCTCAAAGGGATTATCGCTTATCGTCACATCTTCCCTAAAGTATTGGAATTGATGGAACAAGGCTACTTCTCTGCTGAAAAATTGGTGACCAAGAAAATTAAATTGGAAAATATCGTTGAAGAAGGATTTGTTGAATTAACACAAGATAAGGCCCAAATTAAGATTTTGGTTGAGCCATGA
- the gatB gene encoding Asp-tRNA(Asn)/Glu-tRNA(Gln) amidotransferase subunit GatB — protein sequence MNFETVIGLEVHVELNTNSKIFSPTSAHFGNEQNANTNVIDWSFPGVLPVLNKGVVDAGIKAALALNMDIHQHMHFDRKNYFYPDNPKAYQISQFDEPIGYNGWIEVQLEDGSTKKIGIERAHLEEDAGKNTHGTDGFSYVDLNRQGVPLIEIVSEADMRSPEEAYAYLTALKEVIQYTGISDVKMEEGSMRVDANISLRPYGQEEFGTKTELKNLNSFSNVRKGLEYEVERQAKILRSGGIIRQETRRYDEANKSTILMRVKEGAADYRYFPEPDLPLFEISDEWIEEMRAELPEFPKDRRARYVAELGLSDYDANQLTATKVTSDFFEAAVALGGDAKQVSNWLQGEVAQFLNAEGKTLEEIQLTPENLVEMIAIIEDGTISSKIAKKVFVHLAKNGGGAREYVEKAGLVQISDPEVLIPIIHQVFADNEAAVADFKSGKRNADKAFTGFLMKATKGQANPQVALKLLAQELAKLKDSE from the coding sequence ATGAACTTTGAAACAGTCATCGGACTTGAAGTCCACGTTGAATTGAATACAAATTCAAAAATTTTCTCACCAACCTCTGCTCACTTTGGGAACGAGCAAAATGCCAATACCAATGTGATCGACTGGTCTTTCCCAGGGGTACTTCCTGTCTTGAACAAGGGTGTTGTGGATGCTGGAATCAAGGCTGCCTTGGCGCTGAACATGGATATCCACCAGCACATGCACTTTGACCGTAAGAACTATTTCTATCCGGATAATCCAAAGGCCTACCAAATTTCGCAATTTGACGAGCCAATTGGTTACAACGGTTGGATTGAAGTGCAATTAGAAGACGGCTCAACCAAGAAAATCGGGATTGAACGGGCTCACTTGGAAGAAGATGCCGGTAAGAACACGCATGGAACAGACGGTTTCTCATATGTAGACCTTAACCGTCAAGGGGTGCCATTGATCGAAATCGTATCTGAAGCCGATATGCGTTCTCCAGAAGAAGCCTACGCTTATTTGACAGCCCTCAAAGAAGTTATCCAGTACACAGGTATTTCTGACGTCAAGATGGAAGAAGGATCCATGCGGGTCGATGCCAACATTTCTCTTCGCCCATACGGTCAAGAGGAATTTGGTACCAAGACGGAGTTGAAAAACTTGAACTCTTTCTCAAACGTCCGTAAGGGTCTTGAATATGAAGTGGAGCGTCAAGCGAAAATCTTGCGTTCAGGTGGGATCATTCGTCAAGAAACACGTCGTTACGATGAAGCCAACAAGAGCACCATCCTTATGCGGGTCAAAGAAGGGGCAGCGGATTATCGTTACTTCCCAGAACCAGACCTTCCCTTGTTTGAAATCTCAGACGAGTGGATCGAGGAAATGCGTGCGGAGTTGCCAGAATTTCCAAAAGACCGTCGGGCTCGCTATGTGGCAGAGCTTGGCTTGTCTGACTATGATGCCAACCAATTGACAGCGACTAAAGTGACCTCTGACTTCTTTGAAGCAGCGGTAGCCCTTGGTGGAGATGCTAAACAAGTGTCTAACTGGCTCCAAGGAGAAGTGGCGCAATTCTTGAACGCGGAAGGCAAAACGCTGGAAGAAATCCAATTGACACCAGAAAACTTGGTAGAAATGATTGCCATCATCGAAGATGGCACCATCTCCTCTAAGATTGCCAAGAAAGTCTTCGTTCACTTGGCGAAAAATGGTGGCGGTGCGCGTGAATACGTCGAAAAAGCTGGATTGGTACAGATTTCAGACCCTGAAGTCTTGATTCCAATCATCCACCAAGTCTTTGCAGATAATGAAGCAGCCGTAGCCGACTTTAAGTCAGGGAAACGGAATGCTGACAAGGCCTTTACAGGCTTCCTCATGAAAGCAACCAAAGGCCAAGCCAACCCACAAGTAGCTCTCAAGTTACTTGCCCAAGAGTTGGCAAAGTTGAAAGATAGTGAATAA
- the gatA gene encoding Asp-tRNA(Asn)/Glu-tRNA(Gln) amidotransferase subunit GatA has translation MSFNHKTIEELHALLVSKEISATELTQATLDDIKSREEAVNAFVTVAEEAALAQAKAIDEKGIDADNLLSGIPLAVKDNISTDGILTTAASKMLYNYEPIFDATAVANAKAKDMIVIGKTNMDEFAMGGSGETSYYGPTKNAWDHSKVPGGSSSGSAAAVASGQVRLSLGSDTGGSIRQPAAFNGIVGLKPTYGTVSRFGLIAFGSSLDQIGPFAPTVKENALLLNVIASEDVKDSTSAPVRVADYTSKIGQDIKGMKIALPKEYLGEGIDPEVKETILNAAKHFEKLGATVEEVSLPHSKYGVAVYYIIASSEASSNLQRFDGIRYGFRAEDAKNLDDIYVNTRSQGFGDEVKRRIMLGTFSLSSGYYDAYYKKAGQVRTLIIQDFEKVFADYDLILGPTAPSVAFDLDSLSHDPVAMYLADLLTIPVNLAGLPGISIPAGFAQGLPVGLQLIGPKYSEETIYQAAAAFEATTDYHKQQPLIFGGDN, from the coding sequence ATGTCATTCAACCATAAAACCATTGAAGAGTTACACGCTCTCCTTGTTTCTAAGGAAATTTCAGCAACAGAATTGACTCAAGCGACTCTTGACGATATCAAGTCGCGTGAAGAAGCAGTCAATGCCTTTGTGACGGTAGCAGAAGAAGCTGCCCTTGCACAAGCCAAGGCCATTGACGAAAAAGGAATCGATGCAGACAACCTCCTGTCAGGGATTCCACTCGCTGTCAAAGATAACATCTCTACTGACGGCATCTTGACCACTGCGGCTTCAAAAATGCTCTACAACTACGAGCCGATCTTTGATGCGACAGCAGTTGCCAATGCCAAAGCTAAAGATATGATTGTCATCGGGAAGACCAACATGGATGAATTTGCCATGGGTGGATCTGGTGAGACTTCTTACTATGGACCAACCAAGAATGCTTGGGACCACAGCAAGGTTCCTGGGGGTTCATCCAGTGGTTCGGCAGCAGCTGTAGCTTCGGGTCAAGTCCGTTTGTCCCTTGGTTCGGATACAGGTGGTTCTATCCGCCAGCCAGCTGCTTTTAACGGGATTGTTGGACTCAAGCCTACTTATGGAACGGTTTCCCGTTTTGGTCTGATCGCTTTTGGTAGCTCATTGGATCAAATTGGTCCTTTTGCGCCAACAGTTAAGGAAAATGCCCTCTTGCTTAATGTCATTGCTAGCGAAGATGTTAAAGATTCAACTTCTGCACCAGTACGTGTAGCAGACTATACTTCTAAGATTGGTCAAGACATCAAAGGTATGAAGATTGCCCTTCCGAAAGAATATCTTGGGGAAGGAATTGACCCAGAAGTCAAAGAAACCATCCTTAATGCGGCTAAGCACTTTGAAAAATTGGGAGCAACAGTCGAAGAAGTCAGCTTGCCTCATTCTAAATACGGGGTTGCTGTCTACTACATCATTGCTTCTTCAGAAGCATCTTCAAACTTGCAACGTTTCGATGGCATTCGTTATGGTTTCCGTGCGGAAGATGCTAAGAACTTGGACGATATCTATGTCAACACTCGTAGCCAAGGTTTTGGTGATGAGGTCAAACGCCGGATCATGCTTGGGACCTTTAGTTTGTCATCAGGATACTACGATGCATACTACAAGAAGGCTGGTCAAGTCCGGACCCTTATTATCCAAGACTTTGAAAAAGTCTTTGCGGATTACGATTTGATTTTAGGTCCTACAGCACCAAGTGTAGCATTTGATTTGGATTCGCTCAGCCATGATCCAGTTGCAATGTACTTGGCGGATTTGTTGACCATTCCAGTTAACCTGGCAGGTCTACCAGGGATTTCGATTCCTGCAGGCTTTGCCCAAGGACTTCCAGTTGGTTTGCAGTTGATTGGTCCTAAGTATTCCGAAGAAACGATCTATCAAGCCGCAGCAGCATTTGAAGCAACGACGGATTACCACAAGCAACAACCCCTTATTTTCGGAGGTGACAATTAA
- the gatC gene encoding Asp-tRNA(Asn)/Glu-tRNA(Gln) amidotransferase subunit GatC, whose amino-acid sequence MKITQEEVTHVANLSKLKFSPEETAEFATTLSKIVDMVELLEEVDTTDVAPTTTMADRKTVLRPDIAEKGTDRDRLFKNVPEKDNYYIKVPAILEDGGDA is encoded by the coding sequence ATGAAAATTACGCAAGAAGAGGTAACCCACGTTGCCAATCTTTCAAAATTGAAATTCTCTCCAGAAGAGACAGCTGAGTTTGCGACAACCTTGTCTAAAATTGTCGACATGGTGGAATTATTGGAAGAGGTGGACACAACCGATGTGGCTCCAACAACGACCATGGCGGATCGCAAGACTGTATTGCGTCCGGATATTGCTGAAAAAGGGACGGACCGTGACCGCTTGTTTAAAAATGTACCTGAAAAAGATAACTACTACATCAAGGTACCAGCTATCCTAGAAGATGGAGGAGATGCCTAA
- a CDS encoding cysteine hydrolase family protein: MNKALISIDYTFDFVADEGKLTAGASAQAISDSIAQVTQLAFDQGAYIFFAIDAHEGNDPFHPESKLFPPHNIIGTSGRDLYGPLADFYQQHQADPRVFWMDKRHYSAFSGTDLDIRLRERGVDTVVLTGVLTDICVLHTAVDAYNLGYQIEVVEPAVASLTPENHQFALNHFKHVLGAKLVNEQLEEC; this comes from the coding sequence ATGAACAAAGCGTTAATTTCGATTGACTACACCTTTGATTTTGTAGCGGATGAAGGTAAGCTAACAGCAGGAGCTTCTGCACAGGCCATTTCTGATAGCATTGCCCAGGTGACTCAATTGGCCTTTGACCAAGGTGCCTATATCTTTTTTGCTATTGATGCTCATGAAGGGAATGATCCCTTTCATCCAGAAAGCAAGCTTTTCCCACCCCATAATATCATTGGGACCAGTGGGCGGGACTTGTACGGCCCCTTAGCTGATTTTTATCAGCAACATCAAGCTGATCCACGCGTCTTTTGGATGGACAAGCGTCATTATTCTGCTTTTTCAGGAACTGACTTGGATATCCGTCTTCGAGAACGTGGCGTGGATACTGTTGTTTTGACGGGAGTCTTAACAGATATTTGTGTCCTCCATACAGCGGTTGATGCCTACAATCTTGGCTATCAGATTGAAGTGGTAGAACCGGCAGTAGCGTCGCTTACTCCTGAAAACCACCAGTTTGCTTTAAATCATTTCAAACATGTTTTGGGAGCAAAACTTGTGAATGAACAATTAGAAGAATGTTAA